From the Psychrobacter sp. P11F6 genome, the window ATCATTGCTCTGTATCATGATAAATTATCGTTATTCACTTTATACCAAACCCACAGAGTATGATTGGCGGTGTCAAACTTGTTTCGTCTACAATGCGCAGTACGGACACTCGTTTTCCTAGCTATTCTCATTTTTGTGAAAGGTATTAGATCGTTTGGATTTAGATTATGATGATCCGTTATGCTTCTTATTTTATCGCGGCATTGCTACCGTTACTGCTGTTTCGTTGGTTTGCACCAGCATCCATTGGTGAGATTGACTTTTGGTTACTCTGGCTATTGGCTATGGTATTGGTATCCTTGCCCGTTGTTTATGCGGAAATTGCCTTAGCCTACCGTAGTGTTGATGCGCCATTAGCAGGGATGCAAAAGCTTACTCGCGAAGCAGATGCCAGCCCAATATGGCGTAGTTTTGGTTGGCTCGCCGCGCTGGTCTCTATTCTGATTGCGGCGTTAGTGATCTCAGGCGCGAGCACAGGTATTTTGGCAGCATTGACGGAGCTTAATAGCGCTCCTGCTATACCAGATTTTGCGATCGCTGCTGGCCTGATGGTCATTGCTGTGTTACTCAGTTTATTGGGCGTTGCACCGTTACCGATTGGCCTGGGATTAATGGTGATAGGCTTGTTGCTCGGCGTGGCAAATGGCCTACCCAATATTGACTTTGCGATGACTGATATCAGCTTAAATGAATGGGCACGTGCAGTCGCGTTAGCGTTGGTTAGTGTGGGTGCAGGCACAGGCTTATACTGGTTTGGTCAAAACTTGGTAACTAACCAAGTGGCAACAGCAGTAGACACGGACAATATCAATGCACAAAAACCTGCTCGCAGCCGTGCGCCGAGTGAGTATCGGGCAACCAAATTGGTACTCCCGATTTGGATATTGCAATTGATCGTTGGGGTTGTGGCGTTATTTATTAGTGGCATGGCGCTGCCACCGATTGGACAGCTATCATATTGGATAGGGGTGTTATTTGTCGCCAGCTATTTGCTGCATTATAGTAGCCAGCAATTAGCGCACAAGTTTGGACTACTGGTCAGTTTGGTATTAACCTTTGTTTTGGCGCTTTTATTAGTCGTTATCATACCAACTGTTTGGCTGGTCGGACTTTTAGTGATTATTAGCAGCATAGCGGTATTGTTGCTGTCTATCTTTGCGGGTTGGCAGATGAAAATTAGTCATCTGCGTAAGTCATTAAATTTTGGCAATGAAGCGTTTTATAACTTATGGCGAATAGCGATTCGTTTGATTGTGCCACTAGCACTGTTATTGGCATTGATAGGTTGGGTGATGCAGTGGTTGAGTTAACTGCTAATGGCGTTCAATCTGATAATAATTGTGCGCCGTCATCTGAGCAGACCATGCTAATGACTGTTTATTTGGCATATGCTGAAGATGCAAAATGTCAGCATTATTTAACCCTACAAGTTAATGATGAAACAAGTTTGTATGAGGCATTGAGGCAGGCAGGATGGTTGGTGAAATTTCCAGCGTTAGCACGTTGGTGTGAGCAAGTGGCAGATATTGCAACGCCAACGGCGAAGCGTTGGCATGTGGGTATCTATGCACAAAAACAGCCGCTCAGCTATCGCTTGCAGCCTTTTGATCGTATCGAAGTATATCGCAGCTTAAGCGCTGATCCCATGTCTCAGCGCAAAAATAAATCTCGAGTTTAAGCGATGTTGCGTCATCTATCATTAAAGCCAGTTGCCGTTCTTGATTATGAGGCAGGCAGGCTTTCGATACCTTCAATACGATTGACCAAACCATTATTATCAAAGTAGATAATTAAGTGCTGACTGGCATTTTTGACATCAGCAATACCCTTGCGGCTACCTTCTGTCCCTGCTTTGTAATCGTAAATATAATCCCAACGCTTAGGTTCTAAGGTGTCTCTAATAGCTGGGCTACCAAGGATATAAAGGACTTGGTTTTGATTCATACCCACTTGCAGTTTTTGCGCTTGCGCTTGAGTGATGGCAGTGCCTTGTGGCAAATCAATCTTATAAACACTCAATAATGAGCAGCCAGACATGGCGACAGTAGCGCTAAGCATACTGGTTATGACAATCTTGCGTAATACGCTTGCAGGGCTTAACGGACGAAAAGTTAATGTCTTTATCATGGTAAGATGACTCATAAGAAATGAATTAGGCGCAGCCAGAGGTTGTTAATGCGAGTCTGGCCGACAATCTTGGACAAATGATACGTCATTTACTTGCAATTTCCTACCACTTACGACATTATTTACCAAATGCTACCTGAGTCATTTTATTATTTATATTTTAAATTCATAGACTTGCGTTAGGATTATTATAGAAAATAACAGGCTTGGAAATCAGGTCAAATCAGCCAGTCTGCTGTTATTAAAATGTTTCATATACTATAAAAAATAATCGTTAACGATTATTTATCTCATATTTTTGGTTCTTTATTTGCTAAGACTGTCACAGTCAGAAGGGATATTATGGCTTCTTTTACCAATCAAGATTTACGTAAAGCGGGATTAAAAGTCACGTTACCTCGCATCAAGATTTTAGAGCTACTAGAGAGTGCAGAGTTGCATCATATGAGTGCTGAGGAGGTTTATAAAGCACTGATAGAGCAAGGTGAGGATGTGGGTTTAGCGACTGTCTACCGAGTGCTGACGCAATTTGAGCAAGCTGGTATCGTCGAGCGTCATAACTTCGAAAATAATTTATCGGTGTTTGAGATTACCCAAGAAGGCCATCATGACCATTTGGTTTGTGACGTTTGTGGCAAGATTATAGAATTTCATAATGAAGTCATCGAAGAAGAGCAGCTTAAAGTCGCAGAAAAGCATGGATTTAAGTTATCAGGTCATTCATTGGTGCTATACGGTATTTGTAATGACCAAGAGTGTCAGGATAGCATCAAGTAATTTTTAATTGGTGAGCATGATCTACCTTTGATATCGTTTTGAGTACGTTATCGCCATGTATAAAATAGGAAAAGCCCTCATAATAATATGAGGGCTTTCTTATAAGTTTTTATGGCAAAAACGAATAATAATGCTCAAAAGCCATGCTTAACTGATATCTAATGATAAGTTATCCGCACCTTCATCCAGATTGGCTGTGCCATTTTTACTGCTGAGTTTGATTTTTAGGCGCAAATCATTAGGAGAGTCAGCATGAAGAATCGCTTCTTTATAGGTGATTTCTCCTTGCTCATATAAGTCAAAAAGAGCCTGATCAAAGGTTTGCATGCCGCTATCCCGCGATCGTGTCATGACATCTTTGATTTCATGAACCTCGCCTTTACGGATATAGTCACTAATCAGCTGTGAGTTCAATAAAATCTCAATAGCCGCACGGCGTCCTTTACCATCAGGAGTTGGGATGAGCTGCTGCGCAATAATGGCTTGCAAGTTGAGCGACAAATCCATAAATAACTGATTGTGGCGACTGGTTTCAAAAAAGTGGATGATACGGTCAATCGCTTGGTTGGCGTTGTTGGCGTGTAAGGTTGCAAACACCAAATGCCCTGTCTCAGCGTACTGGATCGCGTAGCTCATGACTTCACGGTTACGAATCTCACCAATCAAAATAACATCAGGTGCTTGGCGTAATGTGTTTTTTAGCCCTGCCTCAAATGAATGGGTATCGATACCAACTTCACGCTGGGTAATAATACAACCACGATGTTTGTGAACAAACTCGATAGGATCTTCGATGGTAATGATGTGACCATGCGAGTTTTGATTACGGTGTCCGATCATAGAAGCAAGGGTCGTTGATTTACCTGTACCTGTTGCACCCACAAGCAGAATGATACCGCGTTTTTTCATTGCCAACTCTTTTAACGCGGGCGGCAAACGCAGCTCTTCGACAGTCGGAATTTTATTCTCAATTTTCCGTAAAATCATCCCTGCCATATCACGCTGTATAAAGGCACTGACCCGAAAACGTGCTTGCTGTGCTTCATCAGCAATGGCAAATTGGCACTCGTTGGTCTCTTCAAACTCTTTTTGCTGGTTTGGTGTCATGACGCCTTTGACCAATCGCATGGTTTGCTCAGCGGTTAAAGGCGTTTTACCGACAGGCAGAATTTTGCCATTCACTTTCATGGAAGGCGCTACATCAGCGGTAATAAAAAG encodes:
- the fur gene encoding ferric iron uptake transcriptional regulator, giving the protein MASFTNQDLRKAGLKVTLPRIKILELLESAELHHMSAEEVYKALIEQGEDVGLATVYRVLTQFEQAGIVERHNFENNLSVFEITQEGHHDHLVCDVCGKIIEFHNEVIEEEQLKVAEKHGFKLSGHSLVLYGICNDQECQDSIK
- a CDS encoding PilT/PilU family type 4a pilus ATPase, producing the protein MDIDKLLQLMINKNGSDLFITADVAPSMKVNGKILPVGKTPLTAEQTMRLVKGVMTPNQQKEFEETNECQFAIADEAQQARFRVSAFIQRDMAGMILRKIENKIPTVEELRLPPALKELAMKKRGIILLVGATGTGKSTTLASMIGHRNQNSHGHIITIEDPIEFVHKHRGCIITQREVGIDTHSFEAGLKNTLRQAPDVILIGEIRNREVMSYAIQYAETGHLVFATLHANNANQAIDRIIHFFETSRHNQLFMDLSLNLQAIIAQQLIPTPDGKGRRAAIEILLNSQLISDYIRKGEVHEIKDVMTRSRDSGMQTFDQALFDLYEQGEITYKEAILHADSPNDLRLKIKLSSKNGTANLDEGADNLSLDIS
- a CDS encoding RnfH family protein, which gives rise to MVELTANGVQSDNNCAPSSEQTMLMTVYLAYAEDAKCQHYLTLQVNDETSLYEALRQAGWLVKFPALARWCEQVADIATPTAKRWHVGIYAQKQPLSYRLQPFDRIEVYRSLSADPMSQRKNKSRV
- a CDS encoding outer membrane protein assembly factor BamE, whose product is MSHLTMIKTLTFRPLSPASVLRKIVITSMLSATVAMSGCSLLSVYKIDLPQGTAITQAQAQKLQVGMNQNQVLYILGSPAIRDTLEPKRWDYIYDYKAGTEGSRKGIADVKNASQHLIIYFDNNGLVNRIEGIESLPAS